A window of Sphingobacterium sp. SRCM116780 contains these coding sequences:
- a CDS encoding glycine--tRNA ligase, whose translation MSKQTDDFFKSIVSHAKEYGFVFQSSEIYDGLSAVYDYGQLGSELKNNLKTYWWKSMVQLNENIVGIDAAIFMHPTTWKASGHVDGFNDPMIDNKDSKKRYRADQLIEDKIARYEADGKTDKAAALLEALNVALNADDLAGLKTIIEDHNIVCPVSGTKNWTDVRQFNLMFATQMGAMADGAEQVYLRPETAQGIFVNFLNVQKTGRMKIPFGIAQIGKAFRNEVIARQFIMRMREFEQMELQFFVRPGTEMEWYNKWKETRLKWHLALGFNSENYRYHNHDKLAHYANAAVDIEFNFPFGFKEVEGIHSRTDFDLKQHQEFSGKKMQYFDTEINQNYIPYVIETSIGLDRLFLTVLCNSLVQEDLSTAEKQDSRVVLKFPPAIAPVKAAILPLTKKEGLPEKAREIMAVLKLDYNIQYDEKDSIGKRYRRQDAIGTPICITVDHQSLEDNTVTIRHRDSMEQERIAIADLEKFVHDLVGWNSLLKKIL comes from the coding sequence ATGAGCAAACAAACAGACGACTTCTTTAAAAGTATAGTATCGCATGCAAAAGAATACGGTTTTGTATTCCAATCAAGTGAAATATATGACGGCCTAAGTGCTGTGTATGACTATGGTCAGTTGGGATCAGAGTTAAAAAATAACTTAAAAACCTATTGGTGGAAATCCATGGTGCAATTGAACGAGAATATTGTTGGTATCGACGCCGCTATTTTCATGCATCCCACAACTTGGAAAGCTTCGGGACATGTTGATGGATTCAACGATCCGATGATTGACAATAAAGATTCTAAAAAGCGCTACCGTGCAGATCAATTGATCGAAGATAAAATCGCTCGTTATGAAGCCGATGGTAAAACAGATAAAGCTGCAGCTTTATTAGAAGCTTTGAATGTGGCTTTAAATGCTGATGATCTTGCTGGTTTAAAAACCATTATTGAAGATCATAATATTGTTTGTCCTGTTTCAGGAACAAAGAACTGGACAGATGTTCGCCAGTTCAACTTAATGTTTGCCACCCAGATGGGTGCCATGGCAGATGGAGCTGAACAAGTATACTTACGCCCAGAAACTGCTCAAGGTATCTTTGTCAACTTTCTGAATGTTCAAAAAACTGGCCGTATGAAAATTCCTTTTGGAATTGCTCAAATCGGTAAAGCCTTCCGTAATGAAGTTATTGCCCGTCAGTTCATCATGCGTATGCGTGAATTTGAACAGATGGAATTGCAATTCTTCGTTCGTCCAGGAACAGAAATGGAGTGGTATAACAAATGGAAAGAAACTCGTCTTAAATGGCATTTAGCCTTAGGTTTCAATTCTGAGAACTACCGTTACCATAATCACGATAAATTGGCGCATTACGCAAATGCAGCTGTAGATATCGAGTTCAACTTCCCATTTGGATTTAAAGAGGTAGAAGGTATCCACTCCCGTACAGATTTTGATTTGAAACAACATCAAGAGTTTTCTGGTAAAAAGATGCAATATTTTGATACCGAGATCAATCAAAACTATATTCCTTACGTGATCGAAACTTCGATCGGCTTAGATCGTTTATTCTTGACCGTATTGTGTAACTCGTTGGTTCAGGAAGATCTTTCTACAGCAGAGAAACAAGATTCGCGTGTTGTGTTGAAATTCCCTCCAGCGATAGCTCCAGTAAAAGCAGCCATCTTGCCTTTAACAAAGAAAGAAGGTCTTCCTGAAAAAGCACGTGAAATCATGGCTGTATTGAAATTGGATTACAATATCCAGTACGATGAGAAAGATTCAATAGGCAAACGTTACCGTCGTCAAGATGCGATTGGTACTCCTATTTGTATCACAGTAGATCACCAATCATTAGAAGATAACACGGTAACGATTCGTCACCGTGACTCGATGGAGCAAGAACGTATTGCAATTGCTGATTTAGAAAAATTTGTTCATGATTTAGTCGGTTGGAACTCCTTATTAAAAAAGATTCTATAG
- the bcp gene encoding thioredoxin-dependent thiol peroxidase has product MATLEVGQKAPAITAKNQNGESISLSDYIGKKVILYFYPKDNTPGCTTEACNFRDNYQSLKKDGFEIIGVSIDGEASHQKFMTKHELPFQLLVDEDQKIVNDYGVWVEKNMYGKKYMGTARTTFLIDEKGNIAHIIKKVDNKNASQQIRDLLQ; this is encoded by the coding sequence ATGGCAACACTAGAGGTAGGACAGAAAGCTCCTGCAATAACAGCAAAAAATCAAAATGGAGAAAGCATTTCTTTATCCGACTATATCGGAAAGAAAGTCATTTTATATTTCTATCCAAAAGATAATACACCAGGCTGTACAACAGAGGCCTGTAATTTTAGAGACAATTATCAATCGTTGAAAAAAGACGGTTTTGAAATTATTGGTGTCAGCATTGATGGAGAAGCTTCGCATCAAAAATTCATGACAAAACATGAACTTCCTTTTCAGTTACTCGTGGATGAAGATCAAAAAATAGTGAATGATTATGGTGTATGGGTAGAGAAAAATATGTATGGTAAAAAATATATGGGTACAGCACGTACAACCTTTTTGATTGATGAAAAAGGAAATATTGCGCATATTATCAAAAAAGTGGACAATAAAAATGCTTCCCAGCAAATTCGGGATTTATTACAATAG
- a CDS encoding M23 family metallopeptidase: protein MKKLSCIIGLLASTLTITQAQDIIKHRQYPQNYFRRPMDIAPQASGSFGELRATHFHGGDDYRTQQKINIPVYAAADGFVSRIRVQIGGGGNSVYLDHPNGYTSVYLHLESFNEELNAFIKSEQYKQKKFEIDVFLKPGQFTLKKGQLLANSGNTGGSAGPHLHFEIRDTKLQLPFNTQLFGLTFPDETKPIIRGLTVYDLDDPIFNENTPRRHQTVKALTNGNYSLSSTSPIPVNGKFGFGINTVDKRKGISFSYGVYSIELFLDNKTISTVLFESIPFDKTRAIHSYIDYPYWEKSNVRVQKSFRQSGNPIDIYYNMDNNGIMELKDDQVHQVRYVVKDVQGNATEINFNVQRDANYTVRRTPSTAGKYFNFLLDNVYQTGNVKISIPKNTLYDNLNFEYSEGASPVNGYSQLQKVHNKYTPVFGSYTLSIRPNSNLTKDLYSKALLVSTEDGAQGGKYENGLVTASVRSFGDFYIAIDDVAPTITARNLVSNKNVAAQKQIDFTISDNLSGIQSFNAYIDGDWVLMKYDPKNRHIWHTFEPNLREGKHNLRLEVKDWKDNVNVYEASFTR, encoded by the coding sequence ATGAAGAAATTAAGCTGTATAATAGGTTTGCTTGCTTCTACTCTAACGATAACACAAGCACAAGATATCATTAAACACCGTCAATATCCGCAAAATTATTTTAGACGTCCTATGGATATTGCTCCCCAGGCATCTGGTTCATTTGGCGAGCTTAGGGCGACTCATTTCCATGGGGGAGACGATTACCGTACACAGCAAAAAATTAATATTCCGGTATATGCTGCGGCAGATGGATTTGTTTCCCGTATACGCGTACAAATTGGTGGAGGAGGCAATTCTGTTTACCTCGATCACCCTAACGGCTACACTTCCGTTTACCTGCATTTAGAAAGCTTCAATGAGGAATTAAATGCTTTTATTAAATCGGAGCAGTATAAACAAAAGAAATTTGAGATTGATGTCTTTTTAAAACCAGGACAATTCACCCTCAAGAAAGGACAGTTGTTGGCCAATTCAGGAAATACAGGTGGTTCCGCAGGACCGCATCTCCATTTTGAAATTCGCGACACCAAACTACAGCTACCCTTTAACACACAGTTGTTTGGGCTCACTTTTCCAGATGAAACCAAGCCCATTATTCGCGGTTTGACCGTATATGATCTAGACGATCCTATTTTCAATGAAAATACACCTAGGCGTCATCAAACAGTCAAAGCGTTAACCAACGGTAATTACAGCCTATCAAGTACATCACCAATCCCAGTTAATGGAAAATTTGGTTTTGGGATCAACACGGTCGATAAACGGAAAGGAATATCCTTTAGTTATGGCGTTTATTCCATTGAATTATTTTTAGACAACAAAACGATCAGCACTGTATTGTTTGAAAGTATACCTTTTGATAAAACACGTGCTATCCATTCCTATATCGATTATCCCTACTGGGAAAAATCAAACGTGAGGGTACAAAAAAGTTTCAGACAATCCGGAAATCCAATTGACATCTATTATAACATGGATAATAATGGCATCATGGAACTTAAAGATGATCAAGTGCATCAAGTGCGATATGTTGTCAAAGATGTACAAGGAAATGCCACTGAAATAAATTTCAATGTGCAGCGCGATGCAAATTATACTGTCAGAAGAACACCTTCTACAGCAGGTAAATACTTTAATTTTTTATTGGACAATGTGTATCAGACTGGCAATGTCAAAATATCCATACCAAAAAACACCCTGTATGACAATTTAAATTTTGAATATTCAGAAGGAGCAAGTCCTGTAAATGGCTATTCTCAACTTCAAAAAGTACACAATAAATATACACCTGTGTTTGGTTCATATACATTGAGCATCAGACCAAATAGCAACCTCACAAAAGACCTCTACAGTAAAGCCCTCCTCGTATCGACAGAAGATGGAGCTCAAGGAGGAAAATATGAGAATGGTTTAGTAACGGCTTCTGTACGTAGTTTTGGAGACTTCTATATTGCCATCGATGACGTTGCACCTACTATTACTGCACGTAACCTTGTAAGCAATAAAAATGTTGCTGCACAAAAGCAAATTGATTTCACTATTTCCGACAACTTATCTGGTATTCAATCTTTCAATGCTTATATTGATGGAGACTGGGTGTTGATGAAATATGATCCTAAAAACCGTCATATCTGGCATACTTTTGAACCAAACCTTCGAGAAGGAAAACACAATTTGAGACTTGAAGTAAAAGATTGGAAAGATAATGTAAATGTTTACGAGGCGAGTTTCACCAGATAA
- a CDS encoding fumarylacetoacetate hydrolase family protein: protein MKVIAIGRNYIDHAKELNNPIPQQPVVFMKPDTALLKDNKDFYYPEFSTDIHYEAEIVLRICKEGKHVTSKFASSYFDAIGLGIDFTARDIQQKHKEKGLPWELAKSFDGSAVISSLIPKEELGDLKNLNFSLTKNQEIVQQGNTKDMIFSYEELIVYISKFITLRKGDLIYTGTPAGVGPVAIGDKLEGFIREEKMFICHIK, encoded by the coding sequence ATGAAAGTTATTGCCATAGGCCGCAACTATATAGATCACGCAAAAGAACTCAACAATCCTATTCCTCAACAACCCGTTGTTTTCATGAAACCCGATACCGCTTTATTAAAAGACAATAAAGATTTTTATTATCCGGAATTTTCAACTGATATTCATTATGAAGCTGAAATCGTACTTCGAATCTGTAAGGAAGGAAAACACGTCACATCAAAGTTTGCAAGCAGTTACTTCGATGCGATAGGATTAGGAATAGATTTCACAGCACGAGATATACAACAAAAACATAAAGAAAAAGGTCTCCCATGGGAGTTGGCAAAATCTTTTGATGGTTCTGCAGTTATTAGTTCTTTGATCCCTAAAGAAGAATTAGGAGATCTTAAAAATCTAAATTTTTCATTAACAAAAAATCAAGAAATCGTACAACAGGGAAATACAAAGGATATGATCTTCTCTTATGAAGAGCTCATCGTCTATATTTCTAAGTTTATTACACTTCGTAAAGGCGACCTGATCTATACGGGTACACCTGCAGGAGTAGGTCCAGTTGCTATTGGCGATAAACTTGAAGGTTTTATTCGTGAGGAAAAAATGTTTATCTGTCATATCAAATAG
- a CDS encoding DUF6266 family protein, with protein sequence MAIQKNGPNGSFKGKVGSIYGYELNGQHIIRGARVKNNNPPSEAVLMNRQKMKVANNFVKSIAPVLKYGYRHIAPKGSRIGAFQTAQRHILMETMEMAVDSQYYVNPEKVLVFRGSLYPPMGCSVEREGNFLRFNWITFPEYADKIYKMNVAFIEEDNLAQLEIGEAEVNQGTCTIALSSYMNNNKPIHVYLGIWNSYLDQLSDSVYCGVV encoded by the coding sequence ATGGCAATTCAAAAGAATGGTCCGAACGGATCTTTTAAAGGAAAAGTGGGCTCGATCTATGGCTATGAACTGAATGGACAACATATTATTCGAGGGGCACGGGTAAAAAATAACAATCCACCAAGTGAAGCCGTATTAATGAATAGGCAGAAAATGAAGGTTGCAAACAATTTCGTTAAATCAATAGCACCAGTTCTTAAATATGGTTATCGTCATATTGCTCCAAAAGGTAGTCGTATTGGTGCATTTCAAACTGCTCAACGGCATATTTTAATGGAAACAATGGAGATGGCTGTTGATTCCCAATATTATGTCAATCCGGAAAAGGTACTCGTTTTTAGAGGATCGCTCTATCCTCCAATGGGTTGCTCGGTAGAAAGAGAAGGTAATTTTTTACGGTTTAATTGGATAACATTTCCTGAATATGCAGATAAAATATATAAAATGAACGTTGCTTTTATTGAAGAGGATAACTTAGCACAACTGGAAATTGGGGAAGCAGAAGTCAATCAAGGAACCTGCACGATAGCGTTATCAAGTTATATGAATAATAATAAACCAATTCATGTTTATTTGGGTATTTGGAATTCTTATCTTGATCAACTTTCCGATTCGGTTTATTGTGGAGTCGTCTAA
- a CDS encoding HAD family hydrolase, which translates to MKDLKAVFFDFDGTLVDSERFYFEAWKPILKENFAIDLNFEIWIQHFAGHTLVRNLQTMKELWGIEAREDFMWKSTRENYANQDMLSIPLMPYAKDTIEFLVEKDIQIGLVTSNFRPSVDKMLAHYGLLQHFTWFVTREDVLDPKPKPECYLKALALSGLTHEQVVAIEDTATGSRAGKDAGLTCIAVTKHRTERDRLGFVDHLLFDLEEFKAMLQ; encoded by the coding sequence ATGAAAGATTTAAAAGCTGTATTTTTTGATTTTGATGGGACGTTGGTGGATTCAGAGCGTTTTTATTTTGAAGCTTGGAAACCTATTTTAAAAGAGAATTTTGCTATTGATTTGAACTTTGAGATATGGATTCAACATTTTGCTGGGCATACACTAGTGCGTAATTTGCAGACGATGAAAGAGCTTTGGGGGATAGAAGCACGCGAGGATTTTATGTGGAAAAGTACCCGAGAAAATTATGCGAATCAAGATATGCTCAGTATACCGCTCATGCCCTATGCAAAAGATACCATAGAATTTTTAGTAGAAAAGGATATTCAGATCGGTTTAGTGACTTCCAATTTTCGACCTAGTGTGGATAAAATGTTAGCGCATTATGGTTTATTGCAACATTTTACTTGGTTTGTTACGCGAGAAGATGTGCTCGATCCGAAGCCAAAACCTGAATGTTACCTGAAAGCTTTAGCTTTATCTGGGCTTACTCATGAGCAAGTTGTTGCCATAGAGGACACAGCCACTGGCTCAAGAGCTGGTAAGGATGCGGGATTAACATGTATTGCAGTAACTAAACATAGGACAGAGCGTGATCGGTTAGGATTTGTTGATCATTTGCTATTCGATTTGGAAGAATTTAAAGCGATGTTACAATAG
- a CDS encoding gluconate 2-dehydrogenase subunit 3 family protein, whose amino-acid sequence MNRRTVVKQLFIIAGGIALLPSCLREQGGASIVLKNIKLSATDEDFLGKLVEILIPKTDSPGGLELNLHLFVMKMVDDCESPENQDLFLKGMHLLKDQYRSGTPDYILRSLTTLESQKEGDEVAFFNIFKKRAIQGYLNSEYVMKNKLIYKLIPGKYEAAVKLKA is encoded by the coding sequence ATGAACCGAAGAACCGTTGTCAAGCAGTTATTTATTATAGCAGGAGGAATTGCCTTATTACCTTCTTGTCTTCGCGAGCAGGGAGGAGCATCGATTGTCCTTAAAAATATTAAGTTATCTGCTACTGATGAAGATTTTCTTGGAAAACTAGTTGAAATTCTAATTCCTAAAACAGATTCACCTGGAGGATTGGAGCTTAATTTACACTTGTTCGTGATGAAAATGGTGGATGATTGTGAAAGTCCTGAAAATCAAGATTTATTTCTAAAAGGGATGCATCTTTTGAAAGATCAATACCGTTCAGGAACTCCAGATTATATCCTACGATCTTTGACAACATTAGAAAGTCAGAAAGAAGGAGATGAGGTAGCTTTTTTCAATATATTCAAAAAACGTGCTATTCAAGGTTACCTAAATTCTGAATATGTGATGAAAAACAAATTGATTTATAAATTGATTCCTGGTAAGTACGAGGCAGCAGTGAAGTTAAAGGCATAA
- a CDS encoding GMC oxidoreductase, which produces MANLNIDSQKDRTYDAIVIGSGISGGWAAKELCEKGLKTLVLERGRDVKHIKDYPTTNMNPWEFEHRNEMPYAVQQENPIVSKCYAFHEDAAHFFVKDKEHPYVQDKPFDWIRGYQVGGKSLLWARQTQRWSDFDFDGPARDGFAVDWPIRYADLKPWYDYVERFAGIAGDKDGLPELPDGEFLPGYPLNMVEKYFKQTLASKYPERKVISARCAHLSKPNQIHFDQGRVQCQNRTLCQRGCPFGGYFSSNAVTLPWAAKTGKMTLRPSSVVHSILYDEQKGKAVGVRVIDTHTKEEIDFYARVIFVNAAAINTNLVLLNSTSNRFPNGLGNDSGVLGKYVAFHNYSARIYAEYEGLLDYTTEGRNPAGGGYIPRFRNLHKQETDFLRGYAAGFGANRGSDTDRSGAGESLKNNLLNPKLGNWQVGSHMMGETIPKESGQITLDTKKKDDWGVPLLHIAVDYDDNDAKMKKDYLDTMEDMFKTAGFTNIRRDDGSQAPGLDIHEMGGARMGLDPKTSILNKWNQMHAVPNVFVTDGAAMTSTSTQNPSLTYMAFSVRAVDYAIQEMKKGNI; this is translated from the coding sequence ATGGCAAATTTAAATATAGATAGTCAAAAAGACAGAACCTACGATGCGATTGTTATTGGTTCGGGAATTAGTGGTGGATGGGCTGCGAAAGAACTGTGTGAAAAAGGACTAAAAACATTGGTCTTGGAACGTGGTCGTGATGTGAAGCATATTAAAGATTATCCAACCACTAATATGAATCCATGGGAATTTGAACATCGTAATGAGATGCCTTATGCGGTTCAACAAGAAAACCCTATTGTTAGTAAATGTTATGCTTTTCATGAAGATGCCGCACATTTTTTTGTAAAAGATAAGGAGCATCCTTATGTGCAAGATAAACCATTTGACTGGATTCGTGGCTACCAAGTAGGAGGGAAATCTTTGTTATGGGCAAGACAAACACAACGTTGGTCTGACTTTGATTTTGATGGTCCTGCTCGTGATGGCTTTGCTGTGGATTGGCCTATTCGTTATGCCGATTTAAAACCTTGGTACGATTATGTCGAACGATTTGCTGGTATTGCAGGAGATAAAGATGGATTGCCCGAATTACCTGATGGTGAGTTTTTACCGGGGTATCCCTTAAATATGGTTGAAAAGTATTTCAAACAAACCTTAGCTTCCAAATATCCAGAACGAAAAGTAATATCGGCTCGATGTGCACATCTCTCTAAACCTAATCAAATTCATTTTGATCAAGGGCGTGTGCAATGTCAAAATCGTACTTTATGCCAGCGTGGTTGTCCGTTTGGAGGCTATTTTAGTTCAAATGCAGTGACACTGCCTTGGGCTGCTAAAACTGGGAAGATGACTTTACGTCCTTCTTCTGTTGTTCACTCTATATTATATGATGAACAAAAAGGAAAAGCGGTTGGTGTTCGAGTGATCGATACGCATACAAAAGAGGAAATTGATTTTTATGCACGTGTTATTTTTGTTAATGCGGCAGCGATCAATACCAATTTAGTTTTATTGAATTCAACTTCTAATCGTTTTCCAAATGGATTAGGTAATGATTCGGGTGTATTGGGTAAATACGTTGCTTTTCATAACTATAGTGCACGTATTTATGCCGAATATGAAGGCCTGTTAGATTACACAACTGAAGGGCGCAATCCTGCAGGAGGAGGTTATATTCCAAGATTTAGAAATCTGCATAAACAAGAAACAGATTTTCTACGCGGTTATGCCGCTGGTTTTGGTGCCAATCGAGGTTCAGATACCGATCGTAGTGGAGCAGGTGAATCTTTAAAAAATAATTTGTTGAACCCTAAATTAGGGAATTGGCAAGTCGGTTCGCATATGATGGGAGAAACCATTCCTAAAGAATCTGGTCAAATAACTCTAGATACTAAGAAAAAAGATGATTGGGGTGTTCCGTTGTTACATATCGCCGTAGATTATGATGATAATGATGCGAAAATGAAAAAAGATTATCTCGATACGATGGAAGATATGTTTAAAACAGCTGGGTTTACCAATATTCGACGTGATGATGGCTCTCAAGCTCCTGGTCTTGATATACACGAAATGGGAGGAGCTCGTATGGGGTTAGATCCGAAGACATCTATACTTAATAAATGGAACCAAATGCATGCCGTACCTAACGTTTTTGTTACAGATGGTGCCGCAATGACTTCTACCTCAACACAAAATCCTTCGTTAACTTATATGGCTTTTTCGGTTCGTGCAGTTGATTATGCTATTCAGGAAATGAAAAAAGGAAATATATAG